The Orcinus orca chromosome 16, mOrcOrc1.1, whole genome shotgun sequence genome includes a window with the following:
- the PDRG1 gene encoding p53 and DNA damage-regulated protein 1, whose product MLSPEAERVLRYLVEVEELAEEVLADKRQIVDLDTKRNRNREGLRALQKDLSLSEDVMVCFGNMFIRMPHCETKEMIEKDQEHLDKEIERLRKQLKVKVNRLFEAQGKPELKGFNLNPLNEDELKALKVILKG is encoded by the exons ATGCTGTCGCCCGAGGCGGAGCGGGTGCTTCGGTACCTCGTGGAGGTGGAGGAGCTCGCCGAGGAGGTGCTGGCGGACAAACGGCAG ATTGTGGACCTGGATACCAAAAGGAATCGGAACCGGGAGGGCCTAAGGGCCCTGCAGAAGGATCTCAGCCTCTCTG AAGACGTGATGGTTTGCTTTGGGAACATGTTTATCAGGATGCCTCACTGTGAAACGAAGGAAATGATTGAGAAAG ATCAGGAACATCTGGATAAAGAAATAGAGAGGCTCCGGAAACAACTTAAAGTGAAGGTCAATCGCCTGTTTGAGGCCCAAG GCAAACCGGAGCTGAAGGGTTTTAACCTGAACCCCCTCAACGAGGATGAGCTTAAAGCTCTCAAGGTCATCTTGAAAGGATGA